The segment AGCCCAGAGAAGGTCGGAgagagcactgggtcctgagcccacagagcagctctctaggcccaggccccagggaagagTCAGAACACTGAAGACTGAGGGCAGGACCAGGAAACACACAGGAAGGAGATGTTCCTGGACTGACCAGCCTCTCCTGGCTGTCTGTGCTCACAAGGACAGTCCCTGTGACCTGGGACCCTGGGgaccaggttcatccccagcttatggaggtgaaagtgtctttcctgagcaaacctgagagcggcacacacaggggagtgtgagcaacagcacaggggTGAGTGATGTTCCCACTAACAAGACAGGAGAAGTAATATGGGGCGTAGGGGGGAAGAGACCACCAAAGTGGGGCAAGACTCAAGACTTGCCATGTTGGACagattcccccctgcccccatcttaCCTGAGCGCCTCCTCCTGCggatcacagctgccaccacagctccaGTGATCGCGAGGAGAGCCAGGCCAACAATGACGCCCACAGTGAGGatggtgggctgagaagggggctctgggaagggaggaaggagagggtctgacccccagccccagcctgaccctcaacagttccccagaggggccaaccttgattccctgagaacaggcTCTATGCCTGGTCTTCCTCTTaccccatctcagggtgacaggctctggcagcccctggtgctgcacacggcacgtgtatctctgctcctctccagaaggcaccagcacagccgcccacttctggaaggttccatcccctgaaggcctggtctccaccagctctgtgtcctgggtcacgtcctccccatcacgctgccaggtcagggtgatctcggcagggtagaagcccagggcccagcacctcagggtgacctcctggtcagagaaggggtggtgggtgatgtgTCTTTCGGGGGCTTCTGAGGAGGAAATATGAGAAAATTCACAATTTGGGTCACTTCCATAATAAGGATGAACAGGATAATTGGTTTGGAATAGGAGGCAAAAATCCAAACACAAACTTGGCTGGGGAAACTGGATAAAATCCTAATTCCTTGGAAAGTTCCCAAACAGGGTTTGGGTAGGAGGTTAGGGTCTCTCAGGAGACACTGACTCTGGTCCTGccctgggtggagggtgagggactgagagaagcaggagtcagagcTGAGATCTGAGAGAGTTCACAGATGGCTGCCGGGTCCCAGGGAAGCCACATTTGTTATTACAGAGCaggtttcccctccccccagggaacACCTAGAGTCCTTCATGGTCCTGTGGACACAGGGTGGGCCTGAGGGGAGGGCGAGTCCCTCTGGTACAGAACATGGAAACCAGGGGGCTCTATCCATCTCCTGACTGAAGACGGGGCACTGTTTTGGCACTGAACCCCAATATGTCCCTCCTTGAGGGGAGTCGCCCCCCACCACCGCCCCCAGGTAAGGTCTGGGGTCCTCACCACTCGGGTACTCGTACCCGTGCGCAGCAGCATGTCCTTCCCCTTCTCCAGGTATCTGAGGAGCCAAGTCACGCAGGTGTCATTCAGGTAGTTCCTGCGATGCTCAGCCGCACCTGCGTGGTCCCACTtgcgctgggttctccaagcctgcgtgcccgccgccgccgtccaggagCTCAGGTCCTCGTTCAGGGTGAGGTAGTCGGCGCCGTCGTAGGAGTATTGACTGTACCCGCGCAGGAGGCGCCCGTCGGACCCCACGTCGCAGCCGTACATGCTCTGGTATGTGTGAGAGTCTGACCC is part of the Sorex araneus isolate mSorAra2 chromosome 2, mSorAra2.pri, whole genome shotgun sequence genome and harbors:
- the LOC129398771 gene encoding patr class I histocompatibility antigen, A-2 alpha chain-like, which encodes MWDPGPLLLLLSGALALTQIRAGPHSLQYFRTAVSWPGLEPRFITVGYVDHTEFVRFDSDLASPRMEPWAPWVEQEGPEYWEEETRVAKANTRIYRVALGNLRGYYNQSEADSHTYQSMYGCDVGSDGRLLRGYSQYSYDGADYLTLNEDLSSWTAAAGTQAWRTQRKWDHAGAAEHRRNYLNDTCVTWLLRYLEKGKDMLLRTEAPERHITHHPFSDQEVTLRCWALGFYPAEITLTWQRDGEDVTQDTELVETRPSGDGTFQKWAAVLVPSGEEQRYTCRVQHQGLPEPVTLRWEPPSQPTILTVGVIVGLALLAITGAVVAAVIRRRRRSGEEGGQYTLVAT